The following proteins come from a genomic window of Nocardioides albertanoniae:
- the betA gene encoding choline dehydrogenase, with protein sequence MPTTYDFVIIGGGSAGSALANRLSADPSTKVLVLEAGHSDFKIDPFIHMPAALPFPIGSKLYDWGYETDPEPELGGRKVYHARGKVLGGSSSINGMIFQRGNPMDFERWAADPGMEAWDYRHCLPYFKRMESRFLEDGTSGADQWRGGSGPLHLERGPASNPLFSAFFDAAQEAGYPLTDDVNGYRQEGFAPFDRNVNNGRRWSAARAYLHPVMKRPNLSVETFAHATRIRFDTSGDQPRATGVDYVRGVGRARKDHYVEAKEIICCSGAINTPQLLQLSGVGEASLLGEHGIDVVHDLPGVGENLQDHLEVYIQYASKQPVSIAPGLVWHQRPKIAWQWLFQNKGLGATNHFEGGGFARSNDDVDWPNLMFHFLPIAIRYDGSMAPGQEKGQHGYQVHIGPMYADTRGHVRIRSNDPYEHPSMLFNYLSTETDRKEWVEAVRVARDILNQPAFAPFNAGEMSPGPSVETDEEILDWVRKDAETALHPACTAAMGTGDMAVTDPASMRVHGVDGLRVVDASVFPYVTNGNIYAPVMMVAEKAADLIAGNTPLAPSDAPYYRHRDDSPLWPAGDPRNQA encoded by the coding sequence ATGCCCACGACGTACGACTTCGTCATCATCGGCGGCGGTTCCGCGGGCTCCGCGCTCGCCAACCGGCTCAGCGCCGACCCGTCCACGAAGGTGCTCGTGCTCGAGGCCGGTCACAGCGACTTCAAGATCGACCCGTTCATCCACATGCCGGCGGCGCTGCCGTTCCCGATCGGGTCGAAGCTCTACGACTGGGGCTACGAGACCGACCCCGAGCCCGAGCTGGGCGGACGCAAGGTCTACCACGCCCGCGGCAAGGTGCTGGGCGGGTCGAGCTCGATCAACGGGATGATCTTCCAGCGCGGCAACCCGATGGACTTCGAGCGCTGGGCGGCCGACCCGGGCATGGAAGCCTGGGACTACCGCCACTGCCTGCCCTACTTCAAGCGGATGGAGAGCCGGTTCCTCGAGGACGGCACCTCAGGCGCCGACCAGTGGCGCGGCGGCTCCGGTCCGCTCCACCTCGAGCGCGGCCCGGCGTCCAACCCGCTCTTCTCGGCGTTCTTCGACGCCGCGCAGGAGGCCGGCTACCCGCTCACCGACGATGTCAACGGCTACCGCCAGGAGGGGTTCGCGCCCTTCGACCGCAACGTCAACAACGGCCGTCGCTGGTCGGCCGCGCGCGCCTACCTGCACCCGGTGATGAAGCGCCCCAACCTGAGCGTCGAGACCTTCGCGCACGCCACCAGGATCCGTTTCGACACCTCCGGCGACCAGCCGCGGGCCACGGGCGTCGACTACGTCCGCGGCGTCGGCCGCGCGCGCAAGGACCACTATGTCGAGGCGAAGGAGATCATCTGCTGCAGCGGCGCGATCAACACGCCCCAGCTGCTCCAGCTCTCGGGCGTGGGGGAGGCCTCGCTGCTCGGTGAGCACGGGATCGACGTCGTGCACGACCTCCCCGGTGTGGGGGAGAACCTCCAGGACCACCTCGAGGTCTACATCCAGTACGCCTCCAAGCAGCCGGTCTCGATCGCGCCCGGTCTGGTCTGGCACCAGCGGCCCAAGATCGCCTGGCAGTGGCTCTTCCAGAACAAGGGGCTCGGCGCCACCAACCACTTCGAGGGCGGTGGCTTCGCGCGCTCCAACGACGACGTCGACTGGCCCAACCTGATGTTCCACTTCTTGCCGATCGCGATCCGCTACGACGGCTCGATGGCGCCCGGCCAGGAGAAGGGGCAGCACGGCTACCAGGTGCACATCGGCCCGATGTACGCCGACACCCGCGGCCATGTGCGGATCCGCAGCAACGACCCCTACGAGCACCCCTCGATGCTGTTCAACTACCTCTCCACCGAGACCGACCGCAAGGAGTGGGTCGAGGCGGTCCGGGTCGCACGCGACATCCTCAACCAGCCGGCCTTCGCACCGTTCAACGCCGGCGAGATGTCGCCGGGCCCGTCGGTGGAGACCGACGAGGAGATCCTCGACTGGGTCCGCAAGGACGCCGAGACCGCGCTGCACCCCGCGTGCACGGCGGCGATGGGCACCGGCGACATGGCTGTCACCGACCCGGCCTCGATGCGGGTGCACGGCGTCGACGGGCTGCGGGTCGTCGACGCGAGCGTCTTCCCCTACGTCACCAACGGCAACATCTACGCGCCCGTGATGATGGTCGCCGAGAAGGCGGCCGACCTGATCGCCGGCAACACGCCGCTCGCGCCCTCCGACGCCCCCTACTACCGCCACCGCGACGACTCGCCGCTGTGGCCGGCGGGAGATCCGCGCAACCAGGCCTGA
- the betT gene encoding choline BCCT transporter BetT — protein MPDTTDPRRTLLGEPAADLDTIPDTKPELNRTVFFGSAGLVVAFTLFTLLAPEASGSAIGSVVGWISDYFGWWYFALAAGLIAFVLFICLSRYGRIRLGPEESRPEYSLFTWTAMLFAAGIGADLMFYSVAEPVSQYLTPPTGEGSTIAAAEQAVSWTLFHYGLSGWAMYAVMGMALGYFSFRHGLPLSIRSALYPIFGKRIQGRLGDGIDLAAVLGTIFGIATSLGISIALLNAGLNVLFDIPEGRGAQVGLVVVAVLLGTISAVSGVDKGIRRLSELNVLLSLGLMLYVLFSDDTAFLLNSLVMNLGDYLVHLPGMSFDTMPYATAENPDVGVWKNLWTLFFWAWWVAWAPFVGLFLARISRGRTIRQFLVGVMMIPFGFILLWVSIFGNSALGRIRGGDAEFGELTNGDYAQGFYAFLDAYPAATLVIAVATLTGFLYYVTSADSGALVMGNFTSRLPHPMADCSIPVRIFWSFAIGALTLALMFAGGDDWLTTITNATIIMGLPFSIVLALVAVGLYRSLRLESFKTESVRYALPAAISSARVSGAAEGGVRPSLSQRLRRSVTYPTAKDTERFIATVAKPVLDDVAAELNGHGLTSVVTETKAVRGVAGVQLHTDLEDAPAFVYKVTPCPCRAPTFAVGRVTGELYFRTEVHLAEGTQGYDVNAYSREQLMGDVLDQYERHLSYLHLVQQEQISPEVPDVPASVEEEETAR, from the coding sequence ATGCCGGACACGACCGACCCGAGGCGTACGTTGCTGGGTGAACCCGCAGCCGACCTCGACACCATCCCTGACACGAAGCCGGAGCTCAACAGGACCGTCTTCTTCGGCTCTGCCGGGCTGGTGGTCGCGTTCACGCTCTTCACCCTGCTCGCCCCGGAGGCCTCGGGCAGCGCGATCGGGTCCGTGGTCGGCTGGATCTCCGACTACTTCGGCTGGTGGTACTTCGCGCTCGCCGCCGGGCTGATCGCGTTCGTGCTCTTCATCTGCCTCTCCCGCTACGGACGGATCAGGCTCGGCCCGGAGGAGTCGCGGCCCGAATACTCGTTGTTCACCTGGACCGCGATGCTCTTCGCGGCCGGCATCGGCGCCGACCTGATGTTCTACTCGGTCGCCGAGCCCGTCTCGCAATACCTCACCCCGCCCACCGGCGAGGGCAGCACCATCGCCGCCGCCGAGCAGGCGGTGAGCTGGACGCTGTTCCACTACGGCCTCTCCGGCTGGGCGATGTACGCCGTGATGGGCATGGCGCTGGGCTACTTCTCGTTCCGTCATGGTCTGCCGCTCTCGATCCGCTCGGCGCTCTACCCGATCTTCGGCAAGCGCATCCAGGGGCGCCTGGGCGACGGCATCGACCTGGCCGCCGTGCTCGGCACCATCTTCGGCATCGCCACCTCGCTCGGCATCTCGATCGCCCTGCTCAACGCCGGTCTCAACGTGCTCTTCGACATCCCCGAGGGCCGCGGCGCGCAGGTCGGCCTCGTCGTCGTGGCGGTGCTGCTCGGCACCATCTCGGCGGTCTCCGGCGTCGACAAGGGCATCCGCCGCCTCTCCGAGCTCAACGTGCTGCTCTCGCTGGGCCTGATGCTCTACGTGCTCTTCTCCGACGACACCGCGTTCCTGCTCAACTCGCTGGTGATGAACCTCGGCGACTACCTCGTGCACCTGCCCGGGATGAGCTTCGACACGATGCCCTACGCCACCGCCGAGAACCCCGACGTCGGCGTCTGGAAGAACCTGTGGACCCTCTTCTTCTGGGCCTGGTGGGTCGCCTGGGCGCCGTTCGTCGGCCTGTTCCTGGCCCGCATCTCGCGCGGGCGCACCATCCGGCAGTTCCTCGTCGGCGTGATGATGATCCCGTTCGGCTTCATCCTGCTGTGGGTCTCGATCTTCGGCAACAGCGCCCTGGGGCGGATCCGTGGCGGTGACGCCGAGTTCGGCGAGCTCACCAACGGCGACTACGCCCAGGGGTTCTACGCGTTCCTCGACGCCTACCCGGCCGCGACCCTGGTCATCGCGGTGGCCACGCTGACCGGGTTCCTCTACTACGTCACCTCGGCCGACTCCGGCGCGCTGGTGATGGGCAACTTCACCTCGCGCCTGCCGCACCCGATGGCCGACTGCTCGATCCCGGTGCGGATCTTCTGGTCGTTCGCGATCGGCGCGCTGACGCTGGCGCTGATGTTCGCCGGGGGAGACGACTGGCTGACCACGATCACCAACGCCACAATCATCATGGGGCTGCCGTTCTCGATCGTGCTCGCCCTGGTCGCGGTCGGGCTCTATCGCTCGCTACGGCTGGAGTCGTTCAAGACCGAGAGCGTGCGCTACGCGCTGCCGGCCGCGATCTCCTCGGCCCGGGTGAGCGGAGCGGCCGAGGGCGGCGTACGCCCCTCGCTCTCACAGCGGCTGCGGCGCTCGGTCACCTACCCGACGGCCAAGGACACCGAGCGATTCATCGCCACGGTCGCCAAGCCGGTGCTCGACGACGTCGCCGCCGAGCTCAACGGGCACGGGCTCACCTCGGTCGTCACCGAGACCAAGGCCGTACGCGGCGTCGCCGGTGTGCAGCTCCACACCGACCTCGAGGACGCACCCGCGTTCGTCTACAAGGTCACGCCGTGCCCCTGCCGTGCGCCGACCTTCGCGGTCGGCCGGGTCACCGGCGAGCTCTACTTCCGCACCGAGGTCCATCTCGCGGAGGGCACCCAGGGCTACGACGTCAACGCCTACTCGCGCGAGCAGCTGATGGGTGACGTGCTCGACCAGTACGAGCGTCACCTGTCCTATCTGCACCTCGTGCAGCAGGAGCAGATCTCGCCCGAGGTGCCGGACGTGCCGGCGTCGGTCGAGGAGGAGGAGACCGCGCGCTGA